TCGCGCGAGGTCACTCGATTTTCGACATAGGAGTTTACTCCCTCATCCATCCAAGCGTACGCGCGCTCGTTGGACGCTAGCACGCCATAAAACCAGTTGTGACCCACTTCGTGCACAATGGCCATGGGCATCGTCACGGTTACCATTGGGTACTCCATGCCCGAGCCAGCACTAAGGGCGCCATCTACCGCCGTAGCGGAGGCATAAGGATACTCGCCCACCCATTGGGAGTAGTAGGTAAGGGCATCGTTTACGTCCTGTAAGCCTTTAATCCACCGCGTAGCCTCTTTGTTCGTGAACAGCACCCAGGAGCTAACCTGCTTACCCGAAGGCAGCGTAACGCCGCTCTTTAATACATTAAAACGCTTATCGGCAAACCAGGCAAAGTCGTGCACACGGTCTTGCACGTAGCGTAACGTTTTGGTTTCGGCGGCAGAAGCCGGAAACGAAAGGTCATTGCCGAAGTCTTTGTCTGTCTTCTTCTGAGCCGTAGCAGCAGCCAGCTGATCCATGCGTTGTTGCTCCTCCATGTTTTGCAGCACACCCGTGGCCCCCACAGTGTAATTAGCAGGCAGGGTAATGCGCACATCAAACGAGCCGAACTCCGAGTAGAACTCACCTTGGTCAAGGTAGGGGAGAGGGTGCCAGCCTTTGTGGTCGTACACGGCCGGCTTGGGGTACCATTGCGTAATCTGGTACGACTGCTCCACGTGGCCGAAACGGGAAAAGGAATCTGGAATCTTCACCCGAAACGGCGTTGTAATCGTCACCTGCGCGCCAGGGGCTAGGGGCTGTGGCAGCAGGAGCTTGGCAATGTCGGGGTTCAGCGGATCGTACTCCAGCCGCACTGATTGGCCGTTAACCTTGAAGTCAAGCTGATCGATGTAACCTCGCTGCTCGGGTTTGGCAAACTGAAACTTAGTGCTACCGTTGCGAAGCTGCTGCTTGGCAAACGCTGTGGTGTTGTCGCGGTAAGCATTAGGCCACAAGTGGAACCAGATGAACGTAAGCTGGTCCGGCGAGTGGTTGACGTACTGTAGCTCTTCCTGCGCCGTGAGCATATGCTGCCGGTCGTCGAGCGTCACCGCAATGGAATAGTTAACTTCTTGCTGCCAATAAGTGGCTGAAGTTGAGGATTGCCCTAAAGTAGTGAAAGACAGAAGTGCCAGCGTGAAGATAGCTAAGTAGTGTTTCATGTAGAACTGAATGCAAATACGCCGAGTAGATACGCTGCGAAAGTACGTTTTCAGCTCCGAAACATTCAGCTACAATAACCTTTGTGGAGTTTAGCCCGTTTGCCAAGACCATATTCTCACTACCCGCCCTGGCGGATTCATACCCTTACCGACATGTCATTCCATAAACAGCCCAAAGACGATACCCAACACCAGAACCACCTCGACGGCACGGCCAAGATTCTGGGCAGCGACTTGCAAGAAGAGGCCACCCGCTCAGGGCTGGATAATACGCTTCAGCGCTGGATTGAAGACCTGAAAGACGTTAACAATCCTGAGCTGCACCAAATCGTAGTGGACTTGCAGGAGCTAAAGGCTCATTTCGGCTCGGGCACGCTCGATGGTAAAGTAATCGGCCGTCTGCTAGGTCGCCTAGGTGAAAACACCATCAAGGCAGCTGTTTTTGCAGAAGGTAACACCAAGCCGCGCGTAGAAAACCTAGGCGAAGCATTGCTGAAAGCTGCCAAGTGGGTACAAAGCCCAAATACGACACCAGAAGAAGATCTGGCCAACTCGAACACCAACAGTTAGTCTAGCTACAATAGAAGCACAAAAAAGCCGGCTCTTGAAAAAGGCCGGCTTTTTTGTGCTTGTTGCGAAAGGCTGTAATAGCCTAGCCGCGCTTTTCTTTGATCTTGGCAGCTTTGCCAGCCAGACCACGCAGATAGAACAGACGAGCGCGACGTACTTTACCGCGACGGATCAGTTCGATCTTGTCGATGTTAGGCGACAGCAGCGGGAAAATACGCTCGGTGCCGATCTGGTTTGAAATCTTGCGAACGGTGAAAGTCTCGCCGTTGCTGTTGTTGTTTCTGCGCTGAATAACAACGCCCTGGAACTGCTGAATGCGCTCCTTGTTGCCTTCGCGGATCTTTACGTGCACATTAACTGTGTCACCGGCGGCAAAGGCAGGGAAGCTGGCGCGGCGCTCCTGGGATTCCTGCTGGATAAAATCGAGTAGTACGCTCATGGCTGGAAAAAACTTTGAAAAGGACGGCGCCGCCGCCCAGATGATTTTTGGCTAAAGAGGCGCAAATATAGCGCTCTGTTTTTGTGAATGCAAGTATTATCGAGTAATTGAATAGCAGAGTTAGCAGAGGAAGCTAAATAGGGGTATTAGTCAGCTGCTCAGTCACTCAGTTACTCTTCCGAAAGAAGATCGGGCCGACGTAAACGGGTGCGCTCAAGCGCTTGTTCGTGTCGCCAAACCTCAATTTTAGGCGTGTTGCCCGATAGCAGAATTTCCGGTACTTGTTGCCCCCGCCATTCGGATGGCCGCGTGTACACAGGAGGAGCTAACAAGTTATCCTGAAAAGAATCGCTCAGGGCAGATTCTTCGTTGCCGAGTACGCCTGGCAGTAGCCGAACGACTGCATCAACTAGAATAGCCGCTCCTAGCTCACCACCGCTTAGCACGTAGTCTCCTACGCTGATTTCGTGAGTGATATACGCCTGCCGGATTCGCTCATCTATGCCTTTGTAATGACCGCAAAGGATGATCAGGTTGCCGGCCAACGACAAGCGGTTGACGAGCGGCTGGCGTAACGTTTCCCCGTCTGGTGTCATATAAATGACCGCATCGTAGGAACGTTCGGCTAGCAAACCATCCAAGCAGGCCGCAATCGGCTCTACGCGTAAGACCATGCCCGCGCCGCCGCCAAACACATAATCATCAATCTGGCCGTGTTTGTTGATAGCAAACTGGCGCAAATCGTGCACATGAATTTCCGCTAGTCCTTTTTCTTGCGCTCTTTTTACAATAGAGTGCGCGAAAGGGCTAACTAGTAAATCCGGCTGACACGTGACAACATCAAGACGCATGGCAAGGGCGCAAGCTAGCAAGTAGAAGAGGAAGGCTAGGTTCTCGGCAACGGGCTACTGCTCGTCAGGTTCATCTCGCTCGCGGGAACCGGGGCTGAGGTAAACGTCGAGCAGGCCTTCGGGTAGATTCACGTGGAGTTGACGGGTTGCTTCGTCGGCGCGCGAAATCAACTCATCAACCACCGGAATCAATACCTCCTGACCTTGGTAACGCATAGCCAACACGTCCTGCTGTGGCAGCTCGTAGAAGGTTTCTACAGTACCTAGCTCTCCTAGCTGCTCATCAACTACGGTGTAACCAATCACGTCGTGGAAGTAGAACTGATCTTCCTCCAACTTCGGCAACTCATCAAGCGGACGGTATAGATTGGCATTGCGTAGCGGCTCAGCGGCTTCCACCGTATCGACCCCTTTTAGCTTGAGTAAGGCCCGATCGGTTGTTTGCGGCTGTACTCGCTCAACGACAAATTCTGTCAGCTTACCCGGAGTAGTCGGCATTTCTAAGTACACCGATTTCATCTTGCGGTAAGTATCTAGGTCGTCTACATCCAAGAAGGCAACTACGAACCCGCGGAGGCCGTGTGGCTTCACTACGGAACCAAGCTGGTAACAATCGTCAATCGTCATGGCAGGAGAACATAAAAGGTCATTAAAAAGCTGGGGAGCTTAAGAGCTAGCCCTTTCAGAATCGGCTTGGCTCCTAAACTCCCCAGCTTAATAATTGCAAACTTAGGAAGCGGCTTCCTCGGTTGTAGCCTCTGTTGCTTCGCCTTCCGCAGCAGCTGGTGTAGCAGCAGCTACTGCTGCAGCTTGCTTCTGACGGATAGCTTCGGCACGAGCCTCGTTTACCTTGGTTTCGGCAGCAAGCTGAGCTTTGCGAGCTTCTTCCTTGGCGGTACCTAGGGTTGTGCGCTTGCCTTCGATCTTCGCATCTTTCTGCTCTTTCCAAGAAGCGAAGCGCTCATCAGCAACATCTTGGGCAATGGCGCCCTTGATAACACCTAGTTGAAGGTGCTTGCGGTACAACACACCACGGTACGACAACATAGCGCGCACAGTGTCGGTAGGCTGAGCACCCTTCATGATCCAGTCGAATGCTTTGTCAGCGTCGAAGTTGATCGAAGCGGGGTTGGTGTTGGGGTCGTAGGTGCCAAGTTTCTCGATGAAACGGCCGTCGCGGGGTGCGCGAGCGTCGGCTACTACGATGTCAAATTGCGCGGCTTTCTTGCGGCCACGGCGGGCGAGGCGGATTTTAACTGCCATAAACCTAGTTGGTTATGCGACGCATCCCGTGCGTCTGGTTGAAAAGTGAGGCGCAAAGGTACGAAAAGATCATAAAAGATTAATACACAGTAATAATTATCCAGCAAGAAGAAGCTGCTACCAAAAAATAAAAGGATAAATAGAGTGTTGTGTTTTTGAAAGGTTGCAGCAATTTGATGATGCATTTGATAAATTTATAATAAATAACTCATTGTGATAATAAATTTTTAATAAAGGATAAGATTTCATAGCTTTTGAATGTAATCGATGCTCCTACACCTTGAAAGCTTTATCACGAAGAGATTTTCTAACCAAAAGCGCCATCATCGGGGCCGGAGCTTATCCGGCTATGTTGGCGCTGAACCTGTTGCCAGCTGCACCGGCCCACGCTTTCAACTTGCAGGGAAGCGGCAAGGGAAAGCACATCATTATCCTAGGTGCTGGGTTAGCCGGCATGACGTCGGCGTACGAGCTGACCAAGCTCGGCTACCAGTGTACCGTGCTCGAAGCCCGCACCCGCACTGGCGGACGATGTTGGAGCATTCGCAATGGTGCCACGGCCGCCGAAACCAACAACCCCCAACAGACGGCACGCTTCGACAACGGACTGTACTTCAACGCTGGTCCTTCGCGCATTCCACACCACCACCAACTCACGATGCACTACTGTCGGGAGCTAGGGGTACCCTTGGAGGTCTATAACAACGTCAACGAGAGCACTTATTACTACGCCGAAGGCAAGGGGCCTTTATCCAACAAGAAAGTACGCGCCCGCGAAGTGCACAATGATATGCGGGGCTACATGAGCGAGCTGCTCGCCAAAGCCGTCGACCAACGCAAGCTCGATACGGGGCTGACCCAGGAGGATGCCGCCAAAGTATTGGAGTACCTAAGAGCTGAAGGAGGATTGGATATTGATAAGCTCTACAAAGCTTCTGCCCGCCGGGGCTACACGGAAGCGCCGGGGGCGGGCACTCATGCTGGTAAGCTAGGTGACCCACTAAAGCTGGCAGAAATCATTCAGTCGGGCTTGCTTGACCCCGATTTTTACAACGTCGCCGAGTACACCTACGAACTTCAAATGACCATGTTCCAAGCCGTCGGCGGCATGGATCAGATTGCAAAGGCGCTGGAGAAAAGAGTAGT
This Hymenobacter sp. GOD-10R DNA region includes the following protein-coding sequences:
- the rplS gene encoding 50S ribosomal protein L19, whose amino-acid sequence is MSVLLDFIQQESQERRASFPAFAAGDTVNVHVKIREGNKERIQQFQGVVIQRRNNNSNGETFTVRKISNQIGTERIFPLLSPNIDKIELIRRGKVRRARLFYLRGLAGKAAKIKEKRG
- the trmD gene encoding tRNA (guanosine(37)-N1)-methyltransferase TrmD; this translates as MRLDVVTCQPDLLVSPFAHSIVKRAQEKGLAEIHVHDLRQFAINKHGQIDDYVFGGGAGMVLRVEPIAACLDGLLAERSYDAVIYMTPDGETLRQPLVNRLSLAGNLIILCGHYKGIDERIRQAYITHEISVGDYVLSGGELGAAILVDAVVRLLPGVLGNEESALSDSFQDNLLAPPVYTRPSEWRGQQVPEILLSGNTPKIEVWRHEQALERTRLRRPDLLSEE
- the rimM gene encoding ribosome maturation factor RimM (Essential for efficient processing of 16S rRNA), whose translation is MTIDDCYQLGSVVKPHGLRGFVVAFLDVDDLDTYRKMKSVYLEMPTTPGKLTEFVVERVQPQTTDRALLKLKGVDTVEAAEPLRNANLYRPLDELPKLEEDQFYFHDVIGYTVVDEQLGELGTVETFYELPQQDVLAMRYQGQEVLIPVVDELISRADEATRQLHVNLPEGLLDVYLSPGSRERDEPDEQ
- a CDS encoding flavin monoamine oxidase family protein, with the translated sequence MKALSRRDFLTKSAIIGAGAYPAMLALNLLPAAPAHAFNLQGSGKGKHIIILGAGLAGMTSAYELTKLGYQCTVLEARTRTGGRCWSIRNGATAAETNNPQQTARFDNGLYFNAGPSRIPHHHQLTMHYCRELGVPLEVYNNVNESTYYYAEGKGPLSNKKVRAREVHNDMRGYMSELLAKAVDQRKLDTGLTQEDAAKVLEYLRAEGGLDIDKLYKASARRGYTEAPGAGTHAGKLGDPLKLAEIIQSGLLDPDFYNVAEYTYELQMTMFQAVGGMDQIAKALEKRVVGNLKLGAEVTAIQNQTEGVKITYKDQKGTHELIGDLCICTLPLPVLSNVNHNFSSDVSRAIDFVPYIQTGKIGLQFKRRFWEEDEQIFGGITHTNNDLTQIFYPSYDYLGKKGILIGYYNFNEKAKKVGDLTYQEREKLALQKGQLIHPQYPKEFEQSFSVSWHKLPYSLGGWALYNSDERKTHYAALLKPEKNVYFAGEHTTYLTAWMAGAFESARSVVAAVHGRLSEQRLSYPSVGSN
- a CDS encoding 30S ribosomal protein S16 codes for the protein MAVKIRLARRGRKKAAQFDIVVADARAPRDGRFIEKLGTYDPNTNPASINFDADKAFDWIMKGAQPTDTVRAMLSYRGVLYRKHLQLGVIKGAIAQDVADERFASWKEQKDAKIEGKRTTLGTAKEEARKAQLAAETKVNEARAEAIRQKQAAAVAAATPAAAEGEATEATTEEAAS